The Cutaneotrichosporon cavernicola HIS019 DNA, chromosome: 3 region CGTAAGTCTAACACAAGAACCTTTTCAACACGTGCTTTTGCTAACATGATCAGCGTCCCGTTGCCATCTTCAAGGACCCCTTCCGCGGCGGTGCCAACATCCTCGTTCTCTGCGAGTGCTACGACAACGACGGCACTGCCAACAAGTCCAACCACCGTGCTCACTGCAAAAAGGTGATGGACGCTGCCAAGGCTGAGGAGCCCTGGTTCGGTCTCGAGCAGGAGTACACCCTcttcgacgccgacggccagGTCTTCGGCTGGCCCAAGAACGGTTTCCCCGGTCCCCAGGGCCCCTACTACTGCGGTGTCGGTGCGGGCAAGGTCTTTGCCCGTGACTTCATCGAGGCCCACTACGTAAGTTTGAATGTTGCCAAACGTCACTTGAAATCTTGCTCACACACCAGCGTGCCTGCCTCTACGCCGGTGTCAAGATCTCGGGCAtcaacgccgaggtcatGCCCTCGCAGTGGGAGTTCCAGGTCGGCCCATGTGAGGGCATTGTGCTTGGTGACCACCTCTGGATGGCCCgtttcctcctcctccgtaTCGGTGAGGAGTGGGGCATCAAGCCCTCGTTCCACCCCAAGCCCCTCAAGGGCGACTGGAACGGTGCCGGCTGCCACTCGAACTACTCGACCAAGGCTATGCGCACGCCCGGCAAGGGTATGGCCGCGATCGAGGCTGCCATCCagaagctcgaggcccGCCACCTCGACCACATGGCCGTCTacggcgaggacaacgACCAGCGTCTGACCGGCCTCCACGAGACCGCCTCCATGCACACGTTCTCGGCCGGCGTTGCCAACCGTGGTGCCTCTATTCGTATCCCCCGTCACGTCGGTGCCGCCGGCCACGGATATATTGAGGACCGCCGCCCGGCCTCGAACATCGATCCTTACCGTGTTACCAGCATTATCGTTGAGACGACTATTCTTAACGTGTAATTGGTCCGGTGGACGTGACGATTTGTGTATGTACATTGGTTTGGAAGGCAGGACAGCGTAAGGCGTTACACGGGCGTCTGTACATGGGGTCGTTATTGTTCATAGTCCCTTTATGCAGCGTCTTTACAGACCGCGACTGGGTGAGGATTGGTAGCGTTGAGTGAGCATGTCGTTGCGGTCAACAGTCGTGTGCGCAACGAACGCTATCGTTATCTCTGACAGGTGTGTGTGCTGATAATGGCCTTGACACGTCGGACCAGACGCGGTGCGCGGTCCACGCGGTGCACAGCACGTCGACAGGTTCCCACGCCGGACCTGGCGGGCATCAAGTATCAGGGACCTCTGCCGGGATACGCGGCGAACTTGTTGCCCGCAAGCACACAGCACGGTTGATATATGGCAAGCATGCTATCTCATATCTTGTATCTTATCTGAATGACCTCGAAGCCCATCGTTCTGACCTTTGGCGCTGCTTCTGGCCTGTGCTCGCCACCCTTGTTGTCAGGAAGGAGCAGTTTCGCCACCCTGTTGTCAGGAAGGAGCTGTTTCGCCACCCCGTTGTCAGGAAGGAGCAGTTTCGCCACACCTCGGGCATGGATCGGGAATCGCAGACCGGAGACAAATTGTGGGACGCAGCAGCCGTGGGAAAGAAAGAGGCATACAGTCACGTGACAATCAGGCAAGTGACAAACCAAAGCACGTGACCAAGCCACCAAACACGTGACCAAAGCCACCAAGCACGTGACCAAAGCCACCAAGCACGTGACCAAAGCCGCCAAAGTACACCTCGCGAGGCCACAAGGGAACTCGTCTCCATCGACTCGACGCGTCACTACGTTAGCGAGACTCATGAGTCCGCCCGACATGTCTCGTGCATCGTGGATATGGAGTGGCAGGAGGCCGAGTGttgacctcggcctgggACGTGTGCAGTGCACGTCCCTTCTGTTGACGACCACCCCGTAATCCCCGATGGCCAGGACCAGAACGGTCTTACAGAGGGATACACGCTGGCACTCGGTATTCAACTGATCAACTCTTACCTTGATCACCTCACACTTTCAACTACACTCCCTGCCATCTCACTTCAGCTGCCCACACAGCAACTACagcccgagctcgtgctCAATGACCCCAGGCCGAGATAGAGGCGCTGCTTGCAAATCACACCGATGAGGCTAATGTCGATACTCTGAACAAAAATGAGGCTGCTATCGATACTCCCAACAAAAACGATGTGATTCTCAATTCTCTTAAGCGCGACAAACCAGTAGACAAGTGGTCAACCGAGCCTGGAGGTCTCGAGCAAGAGGTTCCGGGCCACAAATCAAACGCCCCAGGTTATGTGCGCTAGCTTGCGAACTAGAAACGGCGAGCTCTTGTCCGGCagtgaggaggacaaggccgcGATCGCTGTGCTCGAGGGGCAGCTTGTCCGGCTCGAAGCGGCTTGGACCTCTACTAGTAGTCCAACCCTTGCAGTCCCCAGCCGGCCGTGCAGACGGCCCGACTGAAGAACGAGGTCGACCACCTCAGGGTGCAGGTGTG contains the following coding sequences:
- the GLN1 gene encoding uncharacterized protein (Glutamine synthetase, beta-Grasp domain) translates to MHLPSFPPPNPPNTSDIMSSLIPTKRVDLLAPYMALDQGSSVQAEYIWIDGDNGLRSKTMTLDESPASVADLREWNFDGSSTNQAPGDNSDVFLRPVAIFKDPFRGGANILVLCECYDNDGTANKSNHRAHCKKVMDAAKAEEPWFGLEQEYTLFDADGQVFGWPKNGFPGPQGPYYCGVGAGKVFARDFIEAHYRACLYAGVKISGINAEVMPSQWEFQVGPCEGIVLGDHLWMARFLLLRIGEEWGIKPSFHPKPLKGDWNGAGCHSNYSTKAMRTPGKGMAAIEAAIQKLEARHLDHMAVYGEDNDQRLTGLHETASMHTFSAGVANRGASIRIPRHVGAAGHGYIEDRRPASNIDPYRVTSIIVETTILNV